A genomic segment from Polyangium mundeleinium encodes:
- a CDS encoding lytic transglycosylase domain-containing protein: MAASSLPSARAVLGLLGLGAALLLVPGHARADIYTYTDAQGNVHVTSQPAQGGKSGGKMERITSGDGTKSRKKAAQLFTVSMPSDRSPERFGRYDTWIREGARLYRLPEELIRAIIKCESDFDPRAVSPTGAQGLMQLMPATALRMQVRDAFDPRENILGGTRYLRVLANMFNGDLELTVAGYNAGENAVMKYQGIPPYEETQGYVGCVVGHYRSFKAARAPQTPEDP, encoded by the coding sequence TTGGCCGCCTCTTCGCTCCCCTCCGCGCGCGCTGTCCTCGGCCTCCTCGGCCTCGGAGCGGCGTTGCTTCTCGTCCCTGGCCACGCGCGAGCCGACATCTATACCTACACGGACGCGCAGGGAAACGTGCACGTCACGAGCCAACCCGCCCAAGGCGGAAAATCGGGCGGGAAGATGGAGCGGATCACGAGCGGAGACGGAACCAAATCGCGCAAAAAGGCCGCCCAGCTTTTCACGGTGTCGATGCCGAGTGATCGATCGCCGGAGCGTTTTGGACGGTACGACACGTGGATCCGTGAAGGCGCGCGTCTTTATCGTCTCCCGGAGGAGCTGATTCGCGCGATCATCAAGTGCGAGAGCGACTTTGATCCGCGCGCGGTCTCGCCCACGGGCGCGCAGGGCCTGATGCAGCTCATGCCGGCGACGGCGCTGCGAATGCAGGTGCGTGACGCCTTTGATCCGCGCGAAAACATCCTCGGCGGCACGCGTTATCTGCGGGTGCTCGCGAACATGTTCAACGGCGATCTCGAGCTCACGGTCGCTGGCTACAACGCGGGCGAAAATGCGGTGATGAAGTACCAGGGCATCCCACCCTACGAGGAAACGCAGGGGTACGTGGGCTGCGTGGTGGGGCATTATCGCAGCTTCAAAGCCGCGCGCGCGCCGCAGACGCCCGAAGACCCCTGA
- a CDS encoding KamA family radical SAM protein, with protein MTAQSLVELSKRTYEIVPLKPPVEPARLEYKNFKEAPDWRRIPAYADVTEEQFLDHRWQSKKSITRPDKLLEALRDLVSEEFIKDATEGFARAPMSVRVSPYLLSLIDWNDPYRDPLRTQFIPLKSRFLPDHPKLGLDSLHERADAPVPGLTHRYIDKALFLPLDTCPVYCRFCTRSYAVGIDTEEVEKTHFKVDEDRWRAAYTYISSRPELEDIVVSGGDAYNLRPEQIRSIGETLLGMTNIRRIRLATKGPAVMPQKILTDNEWIDAVTYIADLGRKLHKEVAVHTHFNNPNEITGITRDAMQKLFERGIRVRNQSVLIRGVNDEPETMKLLVKRLGHLNVQPYYVYVHDLVKGAEDLRTTVATGELIETHVRGSTAGFNTPTVVVDAPGGGGKRDVHSYEFYDRTTGISIFESPSVKPGQKYLYFDPVDRLPDEGRARWADPREHQVMIDEAMRAIS; from the coding sequence ATGACTGCCCAAAGCCTCGTCGAGCTCAGCAAACGCACCTACGAAATCGTACCGCTCAAGCCCCCGGTCGAGCCGGCGCGGCTCGAGTACAAGAACTTCAAGGAAGCGCCGGACTGGCGGAGGATTCCCGCCTATGCCGACGTCACCGAAGAGCAATTCCTCGATCATCGCTGGCAGTCGAAGAAATCGATCACCCGGCCCGACAAACTCCTCGAAGCCCTGCGTGATCTCGTCTCCGAGGAGTTCATCAAGGACGCGACCGAGGGCTTCGCCCGCGCGCCGATGAGCGTGCGCGTCTCGCCGTACCTCCTTTCGCTCATCGACTGGAACGACCCCTATCGGGATCCGCTGCGCACCCAGTTCATCCCGCTGAAATCGCGCTTCTTGCCGGATCACCCGAAGCTCGGGCTCGACTCGCTGCACGAGCGCGCGGACGCGCCCGTCCCGGGGCTCACGCACCGCTACATCGACAAGGCCCTCTTCCTCCCGCTCGATACCTGCCCGGTCTACTGCCGCTTCTGCACGCGCAGTTATGCCGTCGGCATCGACACCGAGGAGGTCGAGAAGACCCACTTCAAGGTCGACGAGGATCGCTGGCGGGCCGCGTACACGTACATCTCCTCGCGGCCCGAGCTCGAGGACATCGTGGTCTCGGGCGGCGACGCGTACAACCTGCGGCCGGAGCAGATTCGCTCGATTGGCGAGACGCTGCTCGGCATGACGAACATCCGCCGCATCCGCCTGGCCACGAAGGGCCCGGCCGTGATGCCGCAGAAGATCCTGACGGATAACGAGTGGATCGACGCCGTCACGTACATCGCCGACCTCGGCCGCAAGCTGCACAAGGAGGTCGCGGTCCACACGCACTTCAACAACCCGAACGAGATCACGGGCATCACGCGCGACGCCATGCAGAAGCTCTTCGAGCGTGGAATCCGCGTGCGCAACCAGAGCGTGCTCATCCGCGGCGTGAACGACGAGCCGGAGACGATGAAGCTCCTCGTCAAGCGCCTCGGCCACCTCAACGTGCAGCCCTATTACGTGTACGTGCACGACCTCGTGAAGGGCGCGGAGGACCTGCGCACGACCGTGGCCACGGGTGAGCTCATCGAGACGCACGTGCGTGGATCGACCGCGGGGTTCAACACGCCGACCGTGGTCGTCGACGCCCCCGGCGGCGGCGGCAAGCGCGACGTGCACTCGTACGAGTTCTACGATCGCACCACGGGCATCAGCATCTTCGAGAGCCCGAGCGTCAAGCCCGGCCAGAAGTACCTGTACTTCGATCCGGTCGATCGGCTGCCGGACGAGGGGCGCGCCCGCTGGGCCGACCCGCGCGAGCATCAGGTGATGATCGACGAGGCGATGCGCGCGATCTCGTGA
- a CDS encoding helix-turn-helix transcriptional regulator yields the protein MGSGTSSTGRDALSSARRAAPAALAVSGRAAASEARAPQASPQGASSSSASTRPRGRPKGPFTQHRRLDTLRALLQRHPKGLTIYELARELDVTPRSMRRYLAEVRRDLDLVSTTSKPGGTRLWRLAPGEAPRRVEVRRTQAYALLAARRLFEPMRGSTLYEEIDLAAQQLLGVARRPGRGPNAGVADARLEERFLYLPFAPKDYAAHTEALDDLFQAVADLRPLSCRYRRAKDGREDKVVIHPYAMVLYKDAIYCVGLHAGRGEIRTFLLDRMRDTECATTERFDLPADFRVEDYFQGTFGIWSGGASTHVVIDFSAKVADFVRTRKVHPSQVIEELQGGGVRLSLDIGDMTELTSWVLGFGETARVLEPPDLVARVKKELEQAVANYEADPPDRPKVKKSRSS from the coding sequence GTGGGATCCGGCACTTCGAGCACTGGACGCGATGCACTCTCCTCCGCGCGCCGCGCCGCGCCCGCCGCGCTCGCCGTCTCGGGCCGCGCCGCGGCCTCCGAAGCGAGGGCGCCCCAAGCGAGCCCGCAAGGCGCGTCGTCGTCCTCTGCGTCCACGCGCCCACGCGGCCGGCCGAAAGGCCCGTTCACGCAGCACCGGCGCCTCGACACGTTGCGCGCGCTCTTGCAGCGGCATCCAAAGGGCCTGACGATCTACGAGCTCGCCCGCGAGCTCGACGTGACGCCGCGATCGATGCGCCGCTACCTCGCGGAGGTGCGGCGGGATCTCGACCTCGTCTCGACCACGAGCAAGCCGGGCGGGACGCGGCTCTGGCGCCTCGCCCCCGGGGAAGCGCCCCGGCGCGTCGAGGTCCGCCGCACGCAGGCGTACGCGCTGCTCGCCGCGCGGCGCCTGTTCGAGCCGATGCGCGGCTCGACGCTCTACGAAGAGATCGATCTCGCGGCGCAGCAGCTCCTCGGCGTCGCGCGCCGCCCCGGCCGCGGACCGAACGCAGGTGTGGCCGACGCGCGGCTCGAAGAGCGCTTCCTCTACCTGCCGTTCGCGCCGAAGGACTACGCGGCGCACACGGAGGCGCTCGACGATCTCTTCCAGGCGGTCGCGGATCTACGGCCGCTCTCGTGCCGGTATCGGCGCGCGAAGGATGGGCGCGAGGACAAGGTCGTCATCCACCCCTACGCGATGGTGCTCTACAAGGACGCGATCTACTGCGTCGGCTTGCACGCCGGCCGCGGCGAGATCCGAACGTTCTTGCTCGACCGCATGCGTGACACGGAGTGCGCGACGACAGAGCGCTTCGACTTGCCCGCGGATTTCCGCGTCGAGGACTATTTCCAAGGCACGTTCGGCATCTGGTCGGGCGGCGCGTCGACGCACGTGGTGATCGACTTCAGCGCGAAGGTCGCCGACTTCGTACGGACCCGGAAGGTGCACCCGTCGCAGGTGATCGAGGAGCTGCAAGGCGGGGGCGTGCGCCTGTCGCTCGACATCGGCGACATGACGGAGCTGACCTCGTGGGTCCTCGGCTTCGGCGAGACGGCGCGCGTGCTCGAGCCGCCGGATCTCGTGGCGCGCGTGAAGAAGGAGCTCGAGCAGGCGGTGGCGAACTACGAGGCCGATCCTCCGGATCGGCCGAAGGTCAAGAAGAGCCGCTCGTCGTAG
- a CDS encoding MopE-related protein codes for MRTCSAVHPVPGEARGAPDAGQRGQDTMFTRVRTLLGQRVVQVKVGAALGLAAAAVAAASPALAEPAACLSFDPAAWPAPSKPYFMVMFDTSGSMTSAVAGAANSCGYANDRLGHGRCAMKNTFQAFAGQANFGLATFAKNQKACDAACTPEACLHSDFPGNMDKAGCGPEPPECGNPPVAQPNSGCRDGANIVVPLLVDNYYSPPPNPSNIGELLKWVDNDCSDQKEIFAQGNTPLNGMLRSAYRYFSEGWASPVTPGLVHPSPLGSLAQGERACRAVNVILVTDGGENCDTVDDAKDAAADLLTGFTKGGITWSIKTYVIDFGQVGSQADQIAASGGTGAAQTATNEASLSQAFANIIAGSIKPESCNNADDNCNGCTDEGFVHYCNKGQGCCAWATPAQRATCLSSYQATISAADPDGDLTKLPCTTAAQQQDPANWLCFNPKETCDNVDNNCDPEATIDGDPQNTVDEGVFKCGNPLHCPVAETCNGQDDDCDGLIDEGLGASCTCKPSPEVCDGCDNDCDGIADNGIPAIACGLTTPMNCVGTLSCKPPQAVPIGTCVPSGGYNTCQNNPLTETCDGIDNDCDGTIDDGVAPLECVPVGTPANLNYGPNSQCKKGSQPCGSSVCSGFVGPSAEICDGIDNDCDGTVDESPFGVNTPCGVNQAPCTTGLTACVNGALVCQGGTQPQAEICDGKDNDCDGSIDETPLADAPAAGMNGCWTNPGNCCTFGNLQWCPPPGGTCSGTGTLTAPCNTGKLVCQGLQKWVCATPKAPEPEACDGLDNDCNGMVDDGSIAQVGQPCGSNTGECQIGALACAAGVLDCVGDIGPTQELCDGKDNDCDGTIDNGIQAGGACTVAYDATLYPGDRSAAPCQPGVYQCDGLGGAACAGGIGPSPEICDGLDNDCDGKVDESGPGPDGIDGSANPAPPPAVNIGDPCGLNVGVCAEGKVGCVNGQLTCIGGMEATDESCDCVDNDCDGTTDEQDPGKTKLCSTGKECVKSGSSCACASPCKGGEFPCPPGQKCEDVTKSETGETLGFYCVPDNCGDCSVKTVKDAAGNVICAPADTPADANCNKPPACVCKGQEGCKDPCDGVSCPSGQVCANTGPSLGKCVVDTCYNVPCPGCNKACNLGSCVDNPCVPGACPPDEVCKPSADFTTFSCVPTCAGVDCAAGTICKDGACVPTCDPACDGGEACDTSQTPPVCVQNKCAGACANGGCCDPLTGACGNCPCEGVLCPSGQVCNGGQCVDPMGGTGSTTSSGAGGAGGGGPGAGGGGNATGVGGAAGGPDKGAWGLATGGGGCSCSAAGDSRSPAGWLALLGLPLAFVRRRHSTRNTKAA; via the coding sequence GTGCGTACGTGCTCTGCGGTTCACCCGGTCCCGGGGGAGGCGCGGGGCGCGCCCGACGCAGGTCAGCGGGGACAGGACACGATGTTCACCAGGGTTCGTACACTTCTTGGGCAACGCGTGGTGCAGGTGAAGGTCGGGGCGGCGCTAGGCCTCGCGGCCGCGGCGGTCGCAGCCGCGAGCCCGGCGCTCGCGGAGCCTGCGGCATGTTTGTCGTTTGATCCTGCGGCATGGCCGGCGCCATCGAAGCCGTACTTCATGGTGATGTTCGACACGTCCGGATCGATGACGAGCGCGGTCGCGGGCGCCGCGAACTCGTGCGGCTACGCGAACGACCGCCTCGGGCATGGCCGTTGCGCCATGAAAAACACCTTCCAGGCGTTCGCGGGGCAGGCGAATTTCGGACTCGCGACCTTCGCCAAGAACCAGAAGGCCTGTGACGCTGCGTGCACGCCCGAGGCCTGCCTTCACAGCGACTTCCCCGGCAACATGGACAAGGCGGGGTGCGGACCGGAGCCCCCGGAGTGCGGCAACCCGCCCGTGGCCCAGCCGAACTCCGGCTGCCGCGACGGCGCGAACATCGTCGTCCCGCTGCTCGTCGACAACTATTACAGCCCGCCGCCGAATCCTTCGAACATCGGTGAGCTCCTCAAGTGGGTCGACAACGACTGCTCGGATCAGAAGGAGATCTTCGCGCAGGGCAACACGCCGCTGAACGGCATGCTGCGCAGCGCCTACCGGTACTTCTCCGAAGGCTGGGCGAGCCCTGTGACGCCGGGCCTCGTGCACCCCTCGCCGCTCGGGAGCCTCGCGCAGGGGGAGCGAGCCTGTCGAGCGGTCAACGTCATCCTCGTGACCGACGGCGGCGAGAATTGCGACACCGTCGACGACGCGAAGGACGCCGCAGCGGACCTGCTCACAGGCTTCACGAAGGGCGGCATCACCTGGAGCATCAAGACGTACGTCATCGACTTCGGCCAGGTCGGCTCGCAAGCCGATCAGATCGCGGCCTCGGGCGGCACGGGCGCGGCGCAGACCGCGACGAACGAGGCATCGCTCAGCCAGGCCTTCGCGAACATCATCGCCGGCTCGATCAAGCCCGAGAGCTGCAACAACGCCGACGACAACTGCAACGGCTGCACCGACGAGGGCTTCGTCCACTACTGCAACAAGGGTCAAGGCTGCTGCGCCTGGGCGACGCCGGCCCAACGCGCGACCTGCCTCTCGTCGTACCAGGCCACGATCTCCGCGGCCGATCCCGACGGTGATCTCACGAAGCTGCCGTGCACGACGGCGGCCCAGCAGCAGGATCCGGCGAACTGGCTCTGCTTCAACCCGAAGGAGACCTGCGACAACGTCGACAACAACTGCGATCCCGAGGCCACGATCGACGGCGACCCGCAGAACACGGTCGACGAGGGCGTCTTCAAGTGCGGCAACCCCCTGCACTGCCCCGTCGCCGAGACCTGCAACGGCCAGGACGACGACTGCGACGGCCTCATCGACGAGGGCCTCGGCGCCTCCTGCACGTGCAAGCCCTCGCCCGAGGTCTGCGACGGCTGCGACAACGACTGCGACGGCATCGCGGACAACGGCATCCCCGCGATCGCCTGCGGCCTCACGACCCCGATGAACTGCGTCGGCACGCTTTCGTGCAAGCCGCCGCAGGCCGTGCCCATCGGCACCTGCGTGCCGAGCGGCGGGTACAATACCTGCCAGAATAACCCGTTGACCGAGACGTGCGACGGCATCGACAACGACTGCGACGGCACGATCGACGACGGCGTCGCGCCGCTCGAGTGCGTGCCCGTGGGCACGCCGGCGAACCTGAACTACGGCCCGAACAGCCAGTGCAAGAAAGGCTCGCAGCCCTGCGGATCGAGCGTCTGCTCGGGCTTCGTCGGGCCGAGCGCCGAGATCTGCGACGGCATCGACAACGACTGCGACGGCACCGTCGACGAGAGCCCGTTCGGCGTGAACACGCCGTGCGGCGTGAACCAGGCGCCTTGCACGACGGGCCTCACGGCCTGCGTCAACGGCGCGCTCGTCTGCCAGGGCGGCACGCAGCCCCAGGCCGAGATCTGCGACGGCAAGGACAACGATTGCGACGGCTCGATCGACGAGACGCCGCTCGCCGACGCGCCGGCCGCCGGCATGAACGGCTGCTGGACGAACCCCGGCAATTGCTGCACGTTCGGGAACCTGCAATGGTGCCCGCCGCCCGGCGGGACCTGTAGTGGCACGGGCACGCTCACGGCGCCCTGCAACACCGGCAAGCTCGTCTGCCAGGGCCTGCAGAAGTGGGTGTGCGCGACGCCGAAGGCCCCCGAGCCCGAGGCGTGCGACGGCCTCGACAACGATTGCAACGGCATGGTCGACGACGGGAGCATCGCCCAAGTCGGACAGCCCTGCGGCAGCAACACGGGCGAGTGCCAGATCGGCGCGCTCGCATGCGCGGCCGGCGTGCTCGATTGCGTGGGCGACATCGGCCCCACGCAGGAGCTCTGCGACGGCAAGGACAACGACTGCGACGGCACGATCGACAACGGCATCCAGGCCGGCGGCGCGTGCACCGTCGCGTACGACGCCACGCTCTACCCCGGCGATCGCAGCGCGGCGCCGTGCCAGCCGGGCGTCTATCAATGCGACGGGCTGGGCGGCGCGGCGTGCGCGGGCGGCATCGGCCCCTCGCCCGAGATCTGCGACGGCCTCGACAACGATTGCGACGGCAAGGTCGACGAGAGCGGCCCCGGGCCGGACGGCATCGACGGCTCGGCGAACCCCGCCCCGCCGCCGGCCGTGAACATCGGCGATCCTTGTGGCTTGAACGTCGGCGTCTGCGCCGAGGGCAAGGTTGGCTGCGTCAATGGCCAGCTCACGTGCATCGGCGGCATGGAGGCCACGGACGAATCCTGCGATTGCGTCGACAACGACTGCGACGGCACGACGGACGAGCAGGATCCGGGCAAGACGAAGCTCTGCAGCACCGGCAAGGAGTGCGTGAAGAGCGGCAGCTCCTGCGCGTGCGCCTCGCCTTGCAAGGGTGGCGAGTTCCCCTGCCCGCCCGGCCAGAAGTGCGAGGATGTCACGAAGAGCGAGACCGGCGAAACGCTCGGGTTCTATTGCGTCCCCGACAACTGCGGCGATTGCTCGGTGAAGACGGTCAAGGACGCGGCCGGCAACGTGATCTGCGCGCCTGCCGATACGCCGGCCGACGCGAATTGCAACAAGCCGCCCGCGTGCGTCTGCAAGGGCCAGGAGGGCTGCAAGGATCCTTGCGACGGCGTGAGCTGCCCGAGCGGCCAGGTCTGCGCGAACACCGGGCCGAGCCTCGGCAAGTGCGTGGTGGACACCTGCTACAACGTGCCTTGCCCCGGCTGCAACAAGGCGTGCAACCTCGGCTCCTGCGTCGACAACCCCTGCGTGCCCGGCGCTTGCCCGCCCGATGAGGTTTGCAAGCCGAGCGCCGATTTCACCACGTTCTCGTGCGTCCCGACCTGCGCGGGCGTCGATTGCGCGGCCGGCACGATCTGCAAGGACGGCGCGTGCGTCCCGACCTGCGATCCTGCGTGCGACGGGGGTGAGGCGTGCGATACGAGCCAGACCCCGCCCGTGTGCGTGCAAAACAAATGCGCCGGGGCTTGCGCGAACGGCGGCTGCTGCGACCCGCTCACGGGCGCTTGTGGCAACTGCCCGTGCGAGGGCGTCCTTTGCCCGAGCGGTCAGGTTTGCAATGGCGGCCAGTGCGTCGATCCCATGGGTGGCACGGGCTCGACCACGAGCTCGGGCGCGGGCGGCGCGGGCGGCGGCGGTCCGGGCGCGGGTGGCGGCGGTAATGCGACCGGCGTCGGCGGCGCGGCCGGCGGCCCCGACAAGGGCGCTTGGGGCCTCGCGACGGGCGGTGGCGGCTGCTCTTGCTCCGCGGCTGGCGATTCTCGGTCGCCGGCTGGCTGGCTCGCGCTCCTCGGTTTGCCTTTGGCGTTCGTTCGCCGGCGTCATTCGACGCGCAACACGAAGGCTGCCTGA